The following nucleotide sequence is from Centropristis striata isolate RG_2023a ecotype Rhode Island chromosome 7, C.striata_1.0, whole genome shotgun sequence.
GAGATAACAAGATAGATCAAGCTAATAATGCTCTGGGACGCCTTTTTATATCTCACAATCCCACTGGAATTTTTGTAGGCTTGATCAAGATGTGAGCCTTTAAATCATCAcccttaaataaatagtttttaacAGTGCATATGTAATGCATTTATCAACTGCATACACTCACCTGTCAAATTATGTAATGCAGTATTTCTCTTGAGGCCTCTCTCTACATGTGTGCTTTGGGCTATGGGCCCCTGGCTTGTCTTATGATGCATTAGAGGGGATTCGGTCTGCTTCTGTTGCTTTCCATCCTCATGAATGGGAGCAGCTGTCTGCAGTCTCGTCGTGAGTGGCGTTGCAGAAGTAGCTGTACTCCAGAGTCTTTTCAAAGTGTCTTGTTTGGGTGTTTCTGTTGTCTCTTTCAGCCTCGCAGTTGTAGTTGTTGCCAATTTGATGCCATGTGTAGTTGTTGAGGGTGTAACAGTTGTCACGTGAGATGTCGTATTTTGTTGTGGACAATTTTTACAATGAGGCTGAAAAGTGTCACCTCTCAGAGGTTTCTTTAATCCGCAACAATGACGTTGTTTTGGAACCTTTCTGCGACTTTTGGTGGGTTTTGTTGCTGCCGTGGCTGTTGATAGTGCTGGTTTCTGTGTTGAAGCTGTGGTCATTTGCGTTGTAGATGTGTGTGGATGGGAGCTGGTGGTCACCTGTGTGGTAGAAGTCAAGAAGCCCTTTCTTGtgctcttcttttttccagctctttttttatttgctgtcgATGCACTGCTTTCAGTCACATTTAAAACACCCGTAGTCATTGAAGGAGTAGTGGTGTGGGTTGTTGATATCAGGGGCATTTTGGTGGGCGCTGCTGTGAACAGCTTCCTGTGTCTTTTACATCCTTTCCCCTTTGTCCTATTGAGGTAGAAAGTGTCCCCTGTGGATGGATCTCTGGAGCTACATCTATGTTTACTTCCGAATGACTTTCTGTGTGGGTTGATGACGAAGCTTCCGTTCCCTTGCTGCCCCAGCGACGAGTTGCTGTTACTGTTAGTCTCATATTTGCTTGTAACATCAGAGGAGTTGTAAGGGATGGAGTTTTTCAAGATGCCAAAGGAACCCTTTTTGACGACTTTACACctatagagagaaaaaaatcatgttacaactaaaccatggaaaaacttcatgtgttttattgtctcaTATAGGCCACATTCCTTGCATATTTAAGTAAGAAGACGTTACACTTGCATTGCTATTTGGGATAATCATCTGCAATTTCAAGGAAGATAATTACAGTAACAGAGTGGGAATTCAagattcactcacacacaaatcTAAAATCATAGTTATTATAGTATAGTTTGTTAAGGCAATGCCATAAATGCTAACAAGTTAAGTTAACcattaatcattttgtcttgtttgtgtaACAATTTGTCCATAACCTGATAGATAAAGTTGTGATAACAGAGCAGAGGTGTGGCACGGTGCCCACTTTAATTCTGTGAGGTTTGGAAGAGTGTCAGTGCATGTTAATACAAGCAATCTGCCGCTCTAGCATCCAATGAAACCATACCTGCACTTTCCATTGGAATACTTGTTTTTATGATATGCACTTGCTGTGTCTAATAATATGAAATTTAAAGCTCCGGGCAACAGCGTCAGTGTGTCTCTTACCCTCCCCACCAGTACATTTCGGTGCAGTGCCTCTTCTTTTTCAAGTCAAAGCAGGGAACCCGCAGGATGTTGAAGAAGCTGTAGCCCACCATGTTGGAAATGGTATCATTCACACCGAGAAGGCACTGTCGAAACCTGGTGAGAGGCAGAAATAAAGAAGAACAAGCTGAGGTCAGGTGACAAAATCAAAATACACATGTTGGGTAAATGGCCTTGAATGCTGCCTCATTTTGTCTGCACTTTTTAGGCCAGTCTAaacagttatataacaataGATAACCTTTTGAATGAGTCAATTATCTGCAAGTGAACACATGGAGAGTTAGCAGACTGTCATATTGCAAGTGCAgctgtaataaaaaagaaatctgtGGAGCTTTAAATAAGAGGAATGGAAtgcacaataaacacaaaagtaGCAAGCAACGTGTTCACTCTTGACATATAAGTTTATCCAGAGGGCTGATTGCAGTGATTTATGTATGAATTACTGATGATTAGTAATATCACACTGCGCCCGGTGTTTCAACTTAAATCTGCTTACATTTATTGgcacagtgacaaaaaaaatgatactggcATTCCAGAGAGGAGCAATCTTTCATTATTCAGAAGTATAACATTCAAAATGCACACAATTTCCTCAACACTCAtaaattcagcttttttttcaaGCAGGTCTATCCTGACCTGACAGCCCATGCATGCCAGAGCATTATGGGGACAGGCCAGAGTAAATTTTGGAATTCCTGGTAGCAGCAGTTTCCCTGGAGGCGGTGAATACTTGGAATCCAGAGTTATCGTTGTCAAATAGCCAGAGTGTGCCCTCTGACACCCACCTGTGGTCACAGTCACAGTGTGAGACGGTGTAGAAGTTGGAGTTGAAGATTCCATAGTTCAGAGTGAAAGACGGGATGATGTGCAGGCAGTGGTCGTGCTCACGGCAGCATCTATCTGCACTCTCAAACATCCCTGTGCACCAGAACAAGATTGGAATTCAATCACATGTTAAGAAACACTTTGTATGGAAGCAAGTTGTCAGGCAGATGATAgagttattttaaattttaaaatgtataccAAGATCTTTCGTTCAAGAACCTACAGAGGCACATATTTTTGGTGTGACTACAATATCAGACTTTTTAATTCAACTTCTTATGATGTACAATAAGTTTAACTTGAgagtttaattaattcattgtcTTGTGTTTCTCAATCGCTTAAAACATTTATACAAATTAATTTAACTtcaatattattaaattaaataaaacatatcaacagAAGTTATCtacaatataaaagatatgcAAATTAATCACAGTTCCTGGTGCTTTATCTAATGCTAAATGTTAGTGATGTTTGTCTTATATGCACGGGGACTTTAGTATAGATGTATCATAACTTTATAACAGTATATCCCACTGCTGTATTTAACTGCAGCACACACTGCAGTAAGAGTAGGGTGAAGATTATTTAAGGGCCAACCAGCTGGAGAGGGCCCCTAAAAAACCCCTTAGGTGTGCATGTTACATTCTTTCACATGCTTCCTTTGGCTATTTTCACACTTAACATTCACCAGTCCCCCTGCAGTATATCTTTTGTGACCACTAATCTCCTCCTTAACAGCTTAGACATAAAAAGTAGGCtacatacaataataaaaaatcagagTTCCTTACCTAACTGTTCGTACCCGGCTGCTCTGCTGCCATGACCGCACCACAGCGTCCCTGGGAATATCCAGGCGCGTTTCCTCCGAGTTTTCCCCTCTGTCAAATCTCTTCTTGTGCGCCTGGACAACTTTGGCGCACTGGAGGAAACGAGCGCGCACGGAGCATCCGGAGCCACGAACAGCATACTCACATTAAACCTCTTCATGGTTTCTTGACCATCGGTGCCGCTTGTGTCGCACAGACTTTGGTATCTTTCCGTGACCAGTGGATTGGTATTCACCTCGCATGCTACCGGTTGCGTTTCCTCGGACCATAGGCTGAGGTACAAGGCGCGCTCACCGGCTGCGTCCTCCCGCAGGAAGGTGACGCGCGTCCGTCCGTCATCTGCAGGACTGGATTTGAGACAGGAATGACTTGATCCGATCACATCTTGTGCTGTCGTTGAGATAAGCGATGAGAAGGCGAAAATAATGTGTAGAAGGCAGCTGCTTTGCATCTCAATGTAAAATGGCATAATGTATAATCAATCCAGGAAGCTGAAGGGTTAAATTAATGTCTGAATGGTTGCATATCTGATTCTGCAGCAGCCGGCTTACAGGCGTCGTATCTGTCTATATGAgacgtgcatgtgtgcatgcggCGCAAACGGTTTGAATTGAAAGGTCTTCTTATTGGTCTGCCTTTATGGAGGCTCGTCAGAGAGATGACACGCCCCTCTTTTGCTGATTTGTGCGGGCGTGTGGCCTGACTAAAACCGGCTTCAGATTATTCTTCATTTCTATTTAGCTATGTGGccacaaaaaacttttttgttagattttttGGAGTTATAGACTAAAGTCCAAGTTTAAACAAAACCATTGCACTTGTCAGAGTGATGCATATctgtttttctacattatatCCTTTTATCTCAAGGAAGTGACTGTCCTGAATCTAGGTGGAGACTATGGGAAAATGTCCCCACCTGGATTTTGGACAAAAGCTGCCGAGCTGTCTGAACatgtcgttttttaaaaaaatgacaaatgccgTTAAGGTGTGGCGAAATCCATGAAAAATTCTCACATAAAGTATGGTTGGCTGGCAATGAATGTCATTTGTGGTTAGGCGCAATAGTGGCgtgatcattcattcattggttcATTCATTCTCCGAAACTGTTAATCGGAGCTCCAATCGTGGGAAATAGAATGGCATGGCATTAACATTATAATTACGCCCACTTATTAACCAGAACACATTCttctttcaaaaactttaaaaaaaaaaacctgctgtcttcatttatttacaatTGTGTGACTTACTAGGAAGTATTTagatactttacttaagtataaagaagaaaataagttACAAGGAAAAGTTACCAACAGTGCAAACATCAAacgaattaaaacaaaaaaaaagcatcaaggTGATCTGATCAGCAAATCTTCATATTTCAGAAGTTTGTAGTAATTACATGTTTTTGTATATAGAAAGACTTAGTAGTTACTATTATAGTTAATCTTTTGATATGTTTTCTGTGCAGAAATAATTCTTAATTCATAAAACAAGTAAGGTCATCAGATAAAAGTAAAGGAGCATAAGTAAAAGGTGGCAAGAAAAGAAATCATTCAAGCAAAGTAGAGGTATCTAGAGGTGTACAGTACGTGACTAAATATTGGCTACAGTTCACCTGTGCTTAAGAATGAAGTTCATTCTAATATATGCTGCTCCCTTTTCCTCTGATTTCATCTTCTTTTACGGACTTCACTGATTATCACAGTCATGCATTGACTTTAATAAGCCCTCACACACTCCAGGCTCATCAGCTTTCATTAGATTTTATTGATCTGTGTAAACTCTCTGCAAAATCTTTACATGCAAAGTTATTtgcaaacatacatttttcCAGTGCATGCACTATCTATGTACAAATACAGAGATAAACCAAGAAACATTCCACTGAACTGGCAGAATCAAGCTATGGGTTtagctcagagagagagagaagcctgTTATAAAACAAACTActgattatatttttatgttgatcATCATCTGAAGTAGCACAACATAGGACAGCATGTGATGCTACTGTGGGTGTTTGAATCGCTGCCACAGGGTGCAGAGAAAACAAGATGCTGGAGAGATCTAAATGTGTATGTACAGAAAGTGTCATTCAAGGAATGAGTTTCATCTCAATATCTGCTACTGATAGAGTTGGATAAAGTATTTTGTTGATGTGCTCAGTTGATTATCCTGTGGATGCTATCAGATATTCAGATTACACCATAGTCATGCAGAATATGGCCTCTTTTATAGAAAGTATTAACAGGGATGTTATGGGGAAGAAGTGTAAACATTGATGGAATTACAATAGCGTTAATTTCTTACAAAGTATATATATCTTGAACCACAAGACATGtcatgcataggattttttgtttttgtctttattttgacaTTGGAATAACTTGCAAACAGCTGTATAAATTGAGGTCATTCCACTTTGTAAGGTGTGCTTTCCTTGGTTTGCTGTGATTagtgaacaaacacacactaaagcCTTGAATGATCGGGGTCGTGGCAGACGGGGGAAAGGGAGCCCTGCTTTGTGCAAAGGGTGCTTTGGGGTGAAAGCGGACTGCCCCAGTCACGCCGGAGTCACAAGCACAGTGCATGCAGGTAAAGCTGCACATACTTATGACATAACCTATTCCAACTTCTCTCCTTGTCAAGCGGAGCAGCCAAATTTGTTCGGGAGACCTGACCATGTGCATTCAGTGTAAACACTACAGTAGAAAACCTCTAAGGTGTCAGAGAGAACCACGAGCTTCAGAAGAGTAGAGGTAGCAGGAGGAAAATCCTTTAGCCTGCCAATTCACACCTTAACCAAGAAAAGAACTGAATAATAATAGCTTTTGTTCACTTTTCAGTTTGTCTAATCATACACCTAATACTTCCCACAAATTATAATTCACAGCTTAAATAACTATACATAAACTCCTAAAGTTTAACTAGGTGTGCTATaattttaaatcacaaattaaCAGCAACTGATGAAAGATTCATCTAGCTCATGGTCCACTGACTTATGAATCATCTGTATATCAGATGTCTATCCTAACCTGAGCAATGTATCAGTATGTAAACATTTCTTCATGGAAATATACAATATGTTTTGGACAGTGGGCACAGTTGAAATATCTGAAGGCGCAGCTGCGTGTTAATTGTGGCTTGGCATGCTTATACAGTTCAAGTGTTGCACTACAGCATGATGTAATCGcacgagaaataaataaaaaaatgccctGACTGTCAAATGAATATCAGGCACGAGCCCAATCAGGGCTTTTATGACTTTTaacaaagttgttgttgttttttacctcAGATGCCATAACATATTGCTTTTCTAGTTCTGTGCCAGTgcaattcttttcttttttttagcaatgttTCAGCACACTATATAACATCACTGACAGGCATGACGGTCCTTGTGCAGCTGCTCGTTCGCAGATGTCTTGGTTACATTAGTGAACTCTCTAATTCATTTATGCCATGATTTGTCCCAGAGGCAGATTAAGTATCAGCACAGGCAGAGGAATTGTTAATAAGGGGACAGGAAAGAAGTGTATACCACCGGGGGAAAGGACACGAGTAAGCCCGTGTGATGGTCAGGTAGTGAAagaatagataacacaataaagtGGAAAAGAAAGTGCATTAGGGATGAATGCAAACCAAGTAGGGAGGTTTTAGCTCATGCTGTACGTGTAAGGGGCAAGTGGTTAATCACTAGCAGTGTGATTCTCATTATACAAGGTGTGCCAGCGCTCAATCCTCTTGTCCTTGTTCTTCAGACACTCATACCAGTGCTTCAGCCTCTCTCCCTTGGCAGTGATACCCAGCTGACACCCACCTGTCAGGAAGGAAGTGAGGTGTGAAAGGCAGGTGGTGGTGAGCAGGTGACAGTTGTACATTTATTTCATCAGAGCAGGGACACTTCTCAAATACCTACCGATGTAGTCGTTGGACTTCCCAATGTCATAATCCCACACGGAGATATCTAAAGTCTTCTTGGCCAgttcactgtgtttgatttcGTAGCCAAATTCCTGCAAGTTTTGATCAAGATATTGGTTCATTTTCAAAGCAACTTTCCAACATTTCTCATACTTGAGTTgcaaataataagaataataacacAGTGATTTAATAAGAAAGATGTAATGATCACGGTCGGAGCAGATTGAACTCAAACACATTTAATAGGAAAATTTAGTGAAAACTCCTGTGTCTTGAATTTAGGTTGTCTCTTATAagtttttcataaaataatgtgttttattgggTTGTTTAATGAAAATGGATTGACATTTCAACAGTCATCGACAATCATCAACAAGTCCGTAGATGATTGTGACCAAGTTGTGGTCTGAAAAGTTGTCTTTTTGaggaaaaaaggtaaaaattgacatttttagagCAAAAGACCATTTGTAAAGATGCAAAAGAATTGAAATAATGaaattgttgatttttttaactttaaatcaAAGTCTGTACATGATCCTGACAAAGTTTTGGTATGATTGGCCAAAAGGTTtctaaaaaaagttgttgttttttttagaaaattgacaaaaagacCATTTGAAAAGATGCAAAAGaattgaaatattaaaaaggtTGAAGAATTTTGATGCTATGCCGTTTTCAAGATGactgtaaaaacataaacactTGCAGTGTCACATTGAGGTCTGAGTTTCATTTAAATGACTGAGTGGTGgtttgacagacagacagacagacagacagacagacagctgtagCAGTAAACTTCACTGCTTTGACCCATAATTATAACCTTTCACGTTGAACTCTCTAACAAACCTCGTTAAATTCTGGGTTTAATGTCCTCTTCTTAATTTGTGTTTTGCACTTGGCCTTCTTCCCCATGTCAGGTTTCAGACATCTGTAAGTGTAACAGAATTTAAGTTTCTAGAGTCACACATTTACAGTCGAAATGTACTTCTCATCCTGCTCTACCTACATACATTTTGACATATGGGtcagagtagccattagcatccATGGCAGCCAGGTGAACGCAGCGCACGACGCCCACAAGGAGACGGTTCTGCTGGGTGCTGTACATGAGGGAGATCAGAATCCGGCCGCGCTCTTCTACCTCGCCGCTTTCTTTCCCAGTCTAAGACAGAACATAGAGGGGGGGAAATAGTTCAGTAGGGTTCATGATAAGATTTGCAAGAACCTCTGGAGGAATCTGTCACGTTCAGACATGCTTGGAAATAAAAGCATTGCCTCATCTTCGTAGAGAGAGATGCCTCTGGCTGCCCCAGCTGTTGCAGTTCTCTTTGTCTGCGAGGGGGAACGAGATTACAGCAGGTCAATAAGAGAATCAGACAGCGAGAACAAAGCATTGCTTGAGTGCAATTGAGTTTCACTCACCGGGACAACTCTCTCGAGACACACGTTGAAGTTTTTCTTCTGGTTCATCTTCAGCTTCTTCAGCGCCACTCGAGTTTCCCCAATAAACTCATTGTGCCCGAACTTGTCTtcatcacagacagacagcctaTTTAAATCAAAAGGGTTATATTTACCTCTTTAAAAGTCAACTCAGGACACATTAATGTTTGAAACATAAAGACGGGTGATTTATTGAAATTTGACTGTTTGAAGAGTGTTACTCACCTGAGAGTCTTACGCTGCATGTCGTCATCCGTCAGGCCATGGTAGGTGAGCGTCTCATTCCACGCAGGGTTGCGGGTGTTTCTCAAAGTCTTTGTGCGCAGCTTGTTGGACTGCAGATGCAAGTTGGATCAATAAAAAGCAAATGGAAACATCTCGAGGCATGTTACCAAAACACAACATCTCACATGTCTGTAATTTCTGCAATTTGATTACAGGGAGAACCTATATGGTGTTTTTGATGGAGATCAAAAGGTGTTTTTGAAACTCAAACCTGCTTCATTTCCCAACAATGTACCTTCACTACCACTTTATTTACAATGTCTCAAtatatatttcttcttttcctcacttttatttgttatgtttttgtaGAATAAGGTTGTCATATTCGGTATACTGTCCATGAcctgataattaaaaaaacaatacaatgaaaatgcaaaataaattaacaattacaGCATTTAAGTAAAATCagcatgaggaaaaaaatgaggaaaatataaaaaatatgaggaggaaaagaaaggaaaagaaagaaaatgataataattaaagtaataaataaaagtaattttaaaatatatataatacaatcagaataaaataaaataaaaaagggaaaaaaataacattttaaaaaaggaaaaaataaaataaaataaaaatatatatcactaATATTAATAGAGTGTCAGTGGTGTCAGTCAGTAGTCAGAGGTGTATTGACTATCCTTTTGTCTTTGTTAGGTGGAAAGTTAACCCTTTTAATATAATCAAAAAGAGGGAGACACATTTTCAGGAACTTACTTCTGGACATCATCCTCGTGctgattttatgatttatttcacTTCACACCACAAGGTGTCAGGCTTGAGCTAGCAGAAAGGCCCGTCATCAAACCACGGGGGTCTAAAATcaccaccctttttttttttgcttcgcAAGATATTACGGTGATAAATCTTTTAAAGGAAGTAAAAGCTTAGTGTAGGAAAGGTGTGTCTTTTACCTTACTAGCCCCAGGCAGCAGATGAAGTTTGACATAAGGATCTGCCAGTCCATTTGAGTCCATGGGCTTCAGTCCCTGCGGGGAAATGGAGCACCACGTCCGTCACATCATTATGAACAGCAGCGAGCAATTAAGCTAAAGTGCCATTCAGGAGCCTTTTAACATAAACCACTTGATTGTAATTGTCCCTTTGTGTGAGAGAATGAGCAGAGTAGTGGTACCTTTGCTTTGAGGATGCTACAGTGGAGGCTGTTGCTTTCCTGTTCATAGAGCAGACTGAACTCTAGAGATCCCAGGGTGGCTGAAAGAGACCCACACCAGTCATTACATTAgactacagagagacagcaaGTTTGCTCTT
It contains:
- the LOC131974802 gene encoding group 3 secretory phospholipase A2-like, producing the protein MPFYIEMQSSCLLHIIFAFSSLISTTAQDVIGSSHSCLKSSPADDGRTRVTFLREDAAGERALYLSLWSEETQPVACEVNTNPLVTERYQSLCDTSGTDGQETMKRFNVSMLFVAPDAPCALVSSSAPKLSRRTRRDLTEGKTRRKRAWIFPGTLWCGHGSRAAGYEQLGMFESADRCCREHDHCLHIIPSFTLNYGIFNSNFYTVSHCDCDHRFRQCLLGVNDTISNMVGYSFFNILRVPCFDLKKKRHCTEMYWWGGCKVVKKGSFGILKNSIPYNSSDVTSKYETNSNSNSSLGQQGNGSFVINPHRKSFGSKHRCSSRDPSTGDTFYLNRTKGKGCKRHRKLFTAAPTKMPLISTTHTTTPSMTTGVLNVTESSASTANKKRAGKKKSTRKGFLTSTTQVTTSSHPHTSTTQMTTASTQKPALSTATAATKPTKSRRKVPKQRHCCGLKKPLRGDTFQPHCKNCPQQNTTSHVTTVTPSTTTHGIKLATTTTARLKETTETPKQDTLKRLWSTATSATPLTTRLQTAAPIHEDGKQQKQTESPLMHHKTSQGPIAQSTHVERGLKRNTALHNLTDNQLLCGSLKLLDDCKYKIHPLGRKYHLRNTESKTAYHCDCTSRLAVHIESFKQPSVLSKLLMDFVSQYCIKLTKKKNCHSGNSCSGSFTKASDLLQALKMMDEKDTAGVRNSRNARKRGIPARLYKRCLRLEREADVMVQLAGF